ATAAGTCTGACAGATATATGCCAGCCCTGTGTCATCCAGGAGGATTTTCTGAAGAATAAACGTAGCAACCTAGAATGGAGAGAAAGCAGGAAACAAAGCATATAAACAACTTATGTACCCTGAAAAGGGACACCCTTTGTGTGGTGCTCTTTTCAAGTCAGCCCCAGAACTGAAAAGTCTTCCAGCAGGCAACAAGTGCTTTACTCAGTGGAAGTTAGAAGCCAAAATGAAATGCAGGACAGTACACAATCTCTGGCATCTCTGGCTAAAGGAAAGAGATGAACACAAAGCAGAGTGTACAAGATGACTGGATTCAGGTTGCATACGAGGCTAGCTACTGCCAGGCCATTCAGGCAGCCTCAGGTCTTGGTAAGTTTGGTTTTTGAGGAGGTAAAAACTCCACCCAGACTTGTCCCAGCATTTCCAGGAGCAGAGAAGctctgcagggcactggctgccTGGTCAGTAGGAGATGAACAACAAAGTATCTTTATGGAAACAAAAAAATGGTACCGTTTTGGAGAGCTCACTGCCAGACTCCATAATACGTAAGCACAGGGGGATAATTTCTGTTGTCAATAAGAAATTTATAACTTCTTGCTCATCCGTTTTCACCAAGGCCCCTTGaagtaaaaacaaaatccaaaatcAGTAAACGATTAACTGCTTTCACCTTTCAAGGAgggcctgtgctctgcccttcccagaaACCATTCAGTCTGAATGTCAGGCAGAGAACTGTCATCCTAGACTTAATCCATTTTAAGACATTTTAAGATTCTTTATGCATtgagagaaaaattatttgggcagaaagaagaaagtaaaaaaaaaaaaacaggataaGAGGAAGACAGGGAAAATACACCCAAGTCAATCAATGACAGAAAACCAGAGAAAGCCCAGCCTGCACCCACCCATCCCAGTGCCTAGCTGGGAGGGCTGAGGGTGAAGGTACAAGAAGTCTCCAGGTACTTGTAttcaaagaaacatttttttggCAATGCTTTTAGACTtcggtgggtttttttctaagtGAAAAGGAAGAGGAGTCTGCCTTCACAACAGGAAAGGAGCAGCTCCTTCTCTTACTGCTACAGGAGACTTGTAAAATCCCAATCACAAGAGACCTCTGACTTTGGCCACGCAGGTCTCTATGCCCACAGCACGAGGAGCTCTAACTCAGTAGGAGATGAGCGCTCCAGTGTCCGTCTGGCTGCTCACCAATGACTCCGAGGCTTGTGAGCCGCAGGTACTCAAACGGACGGGTCTTGCTGACCGTGTGCAGGAAGGGGTACAGGAAGAGAGGAATATGAGCTGCCAGAAAAGCTGATCTGCAGGAAAGACAGAGAACACACCATGTGAACAACAAGGGAAACAAAGTGAGCACACAATCTGGCATTACCACGCAGAGCCTCAGACTATTCCTGGTGGACCCCATTGCTACTGCTCCTCAAAAGTGGGTAACAATTCTCTGATGGGAAGGCACGAAGCAAATCCTGTACTGGGCACAGCACAAAACCTAACACCTGACCTGTCCATTACCTGCATTCCTGCCTCAGCTGACCAGGAACTGAGAACACCCTGTTGTTTTTATTACCTCCTCCTGCCACCCAGACCCTCTGTTTTGTACATTCACTGCTGCATTTCACCCTGCAGGCTCCCAATGGCAAGGATTGTCAGCCACAATGCCAGTGAAAAGTACCTctcagaaacagactggctGAGCTTTAGGCATCACCAGGGTTTAAATGTGCACCAACACCTTTCCCCAAGAGTCCTCACACTGCCATCTGGCaatagtgaaaaataaaaattgcaggTACAATGCTGGAGATTGCTCTGCTAACAGAGGGAAGCTCTCTTGCACAATCATACAAAATACTTGTTCCATTTTCAGTTTTCAAACTTTACATGTAAAGGTGAGTCATATAAAACTACCCCATTTCTCTGGATATCATCtcatggaggggctgctgtTTAACACTGCTTTGCAGCAGCTCAAAACCAACtatgctgctgctcagcagtaacAGAAGCATGAGATTGTGGATCTCTGGGTAGTTTCCTCCAGAGTTCTAGCTACTGAATTTGGCTGAACCAACATCATATTTTTCCCTACTGACATGGACTGGGCACAGACTGAGAAAACATGAAGTCAGACACTGGCTGAGGACTCCAAAAATGGCTCTGCTATTGCTCCCTTGCCTCACACTTGCCTGAGGAAGACAGTCCTGTTCATTCCACCCTTTCAACAGCTGGTCTAAAAAACTGTAAGCTGAAATTTAGGGAGTTCTTTTTTGacttcacagaatattctgagttggaagaaacccacaaggatcatggagtccaGTTCTTAAGAGAACAGCCCATATGGGGATAGAACCCACAACCTTGGCATTATTGATGCTGTGCTCTAACCAAGCTCCTTGCCTAAATAATTGTAAGCTCAAGAATCCTTGCAGACAGCACTGAACACAAAGGTACCCTTAGCTCTGGCTGACCTCCCAGAAGCTCCCACAACCCAATGTTCTGAGAATTTACAAGATCTCAGGATGATCCAGGGAATGCAATGCATTTAGGACCATAAAGCTGTCACCGTGATAATCCATGCAAACAAGTAAAAGCAGCAGGCAGCTGCCTATCTATCAGCTCTGTTGTCTGTTTCACTTCTctcagataaaaaaaaagaaaggagctAAAATGCTTCTAAAGCCAAACACTTGGGCTGAGATGTCAACATCAACCTCAGAAAACCCACACAACTTGGAAACACTTACCTTGTTTCAGGGTGTGATGCAACACACTGTAGTAGAGCTAAAGCATTGCAGACTCTGTTGGACTGATGGGCTGTCAAAGTCGGAGGGTTGATTGATGGATAAATATTTACAATTTCCTAAAAATTAACAGAGAGTGGAAAGTTAAAGGAGAAAATATCAGTAAGCTACACCAAAGCACTTGCCTGGCAAGGAAGTGCAGTGACAGCAGATAAGAGTCTGCTTTCACCAAGTTACTTTCAAGTTACATGGCAGCTACCATGCTgcccaggcaagggcagagctgggtcagAGGCAATTTGACATGGAGTCACAGGagtgcatgcaaaccttcatcTGCTCCCCCCACCACATGATCCAACAAAGATCATACTCCCAAGCAATGGCAATAAGGGCTCCCACCAGTTCCTCCCCAGATCCACCTGACGGATGCACAAGCCCTGCAACATGTTgatgctgcagcacagaataAAAGGCACAGCCCGCCTGACGCACCTGAAGGAGTGCAGCGATGGTGCCAAACGAGTGCCACAGCATCGGGGCCAGGTCAGGCACGGACTCGCGCTTcttgctcagctccagcagtgcaTTCTCCCGTGTCTCAGGGCTGGACAGCTCATTGATCCATTGGTAGATCTTCTCACGGTCAACCTGAGCCAGTGCTGTTGGCACAGGCTGGGAGGAAACAGGAAAGCTTCAGTCCAAACATTTTATCCAGTTGTCACCCAAACCGTTGCCACAATCTGACAGAAAAAGAAACTCCTGACTGAGAGGGCGGGACCTACAGCTCCATTAAGATGTTCTGGACATGGATCCATCCCTTCCTTAGATAAGTGTTAGTATTTCACCTATTTGAAATTCTAAGCTTTATTTCCTGGCCTGACTTGTTAAGACAGTCTCTCTTAATCCCCTTGTCAAGCAGTACCTTTGTAACTTCATTCAGCATGAGAGCCAAGCTGCTGCCCATGtgtgccagcagagctcctggggAGCAACACACACTTCAGCCAGCTATCATGGGCTCCACCTGCATTTAGCATGCATTTATTTCATACTTCAAGTGCAAGATTCACAGATTCAGAGTAAGGCAGAGGTTACCTTTTTCTCTCCACAAACACCCATGACATTGGAAGCTGCCAATGAGATTCACCCAATGCACACGAGAAAAATATTCACATGAACAGCAAAAAAATGTTCACTACTTCACCACCAGCATGACACCGGCCACAGCCAGTAAGAGCTGCTGTTACCAATGGCTTGTATTGATACCAGCTCCATTATTCACATGCATGGAGCTAAAAGGGAATTTTTCAAGAATGACTTTGTGCAAGATCTCAGGATGACTTGATTCCTATACAAAACAAGTCCAGAGAAGAGTAGATCTGTATTCCTGACCAAGACACATTTTCTACTACTCAGGGGAAATCCAAATTTTGCTTCTGCCTCTCTTGAAACATCAGTGAAAGAAAAGTATCAAGATCAACAAGTTCTCAACAcaaaaaaatgaggaagaagagggaaaagaggGACTATATCATAGTTTCTGTGGAGAAGGCAAGGCACAAGTCTTTCACTGAAACTTTGTCTCCTGCCTCTACTAGAACAGGCAGCACTTGGTGCAAACAAATGCTCTACAGGTTTCCTAAGGAGATAGTTTGGCGACTCAGATACAAAATTTTGAAGGAGACAAAAACCATCAAAAAGCCTCCTGTGTGAACACTTCCAAAAGCTGGGTCAGAACCTTTTCAAACACTGCTGCAGTGGTTATTACTGAAGCCAAGCACAGCCCTGTTGgcacctgctgctcctgagccagcCCAACCAGCATGCAACCAGCTCTGCATCTCGCTGTGCAGTGATCCCAGCTGGGAACAGGACTGTATTTCTTCATTTTGTAACCCCAACTGAAACTCTTCATGTGCTCCCCACAACAGATGCAAGCAAGGCTCATACCACACTGACAGCAACGCTGTCACCAAGCTGCTCACCACTGAGACACACAGAATACAGGAACTGAAAGTGGCTGCAGCCAAACCTGAAGCCACACGGCAGAGGCAGTCCCAGCAGGCatgcaggagggatggagagagactTCTCAACCATTGTCAgacaccaacagctttctttctctgtgtctGCAAAGGTTTCCCTCCTCTGTTTATCCCCATTTTATTTCCATAGTAACATCCAAAGAGATTATTCCCCAGCTGTGGGATTTCTCTCTCCTCCAGCCAGCTCTGTTGCATTATTTAACTTAAATGTTCACACATAAGCCAATGTGGTGTTATCGTTCTCTGTACTCTTGGGCTCAAATACTTTTTTAGCTGTTCATATATCCTCCTGTCCTCTTTTTTCTCACTGTCATGGTTTAGAGATGGTAATCTCATTTAGTGTTCCCACTGAAACCACTCCAAACCAACAccactccctccttcccctcctaGTCCCACAACTCCAAGATGGAAAGGGGAATTGGAGGCACAAAAGGTAAACATCACAGGTTGAGATAGCAACAATTTACtgggaacagcaatgagataagaaatCTAACTATTATTAGTGACTAATATTAGggtacaagaaaagaaaagttatTGCTCACCCCACAGAATCCCCCTACAATACCCAACTGCTTCCTGGGCCACACTGGCCCAAACTCAAATCAAGTCCTTCCTCCCTCTCTGAAAAATGATGTGAGGTGGTACAGAATAATCTCTGGTGCCTGGCTATGCAAAAATTAACTCTGTTCTGGCCAGAACCAGGACAGTCACCTActaaatttgtaatttttttcccccaaaacctcaAACTAAATTAGTGATCCTGCCAAGTTTCTTGTGCCCCTACAGCTGAGGGCGCAATTGCAATGCTAGCTTCTACACTGAAGCTCAAAAAGAGAGGGAGAATGAACAGAGCTCATTTGTTTTTATGTGGGATGGTGGGTTGACAAGCAGTGTAGCAATAATGTTGTTATAATTGTGTTATCTAAAGCTTCCATCTATTTTTCTAGACTCACTGGAAGTTTCAGTTCCTGTAAGCTTAAATACATCGACCCCTTAAAAGCACAATCATGTGCCTGTGATCCCTAGAGAACACTAAGTAGATTTTCCACACAATTAGGTTTATGATGTCCAATATCTGCCTTAGCCAGAACAAACTGCTTTTCATAGGCTTTACAGCTGCTCCTTTGGTTTTAGTTTATATGGAAatacatgggtttttttcctaattccCTATTTCATTATTGTTTCTTCTTCTCCCTCTAAGACCCAAAATTCTGGGGAACACTGAGGGCCGCACAAATCCTGCAAGTCCCAGGACAGAACCCCACCAGGCAGACTTTCCTTTGCACACAGGGAAAGCAACACTTTTCAACGGTATTAGGTCAAGAAAAATCTTGTAACACCTTTTCGCCTTCTTGGAGAAAAGACATCTCTAACACACAACAAATTGATTTAGGCAAAAGGCTTTCTCTTCCTGATTGAGCAGTTGCTGCTAGGCACACTGGCAGAAGTCCTGGTCAGCCAAAGCCAGACATTGACTAGATGGGTAACATGTGCTTTTTAAACTATTTTGATAGCCCACTGGTTCAGAAACACCAAAAATGAGCTTTGAACTTCCACAGCAATGTTGTAGCTGATTCTAGTAGAGCTTTCAATGCCTACAGCCAATCACAGGTACACTCAGTGGTTTCAGTGTGTCCTCAGCACTCTGTGATGCTTTCAGGGCAGACACCCAAGTGTCAGCTCTGCCACCAACATCACTGCATGAAGATCACTGCTCCAGCTCACCACAGCTTTACCCCAGCAGGGTTCACAACACCCAAAGGGACTCCTGAGCCAATTCCTGACCTTTCCAAGAGGTGACTTTATTTACCAGAGGTCCTGAACACATCTCCACAGCCAAACACCCTTCCCTGTCACCTCCAGTCTAAGCTCACTGACTGTGGTAGGAAACATTTCAATACAGAACTACCAGCTAGCATAAACTACACATAAATTAAATATATCTTCAAGGGAATCCTAAAATAAAGTTGATCTTTattctgaaataaattttttggttaaaattgtatttaaaaaGGAGAGGTAACTAGAACATAGAGGATTAATGGGAGATACACATAATGGGAGTCCTTCATGCATTTCAAGAAACATTTAGGAATTACAGTGttataaaaatgtaaatgctGATTAAGAGTGTTTACCTGATCTGGCACACCCTTCCATGCTCTGGAGAACAGTACTTCAAATCAGAA
The nucleotide sequence above comes from Zonotrichia albicollis isolate bZonAlb1 chromosome 10, bZonAlb1.hap1, whole genome shotgun sequence. Encoded proteins:
- the CNOT9 gene encoding CCR4-NOT transcription complex subunit 9 isoform X1 — protein: MHSLATAAPVPTALAQVDREKIYQWINELSSPETRENALLELSKKRESVPDLAPMLWHSFGTIAALLQEIVNIYPSINPPTLTAHQSNRVCNALALLQCVASHPETRSAFLAAHIPLFLYPFLHTVSKTRPFEYLRLTSLGVIGALVKTDEQEVINFLLTTEIIPLCLRIMESGSELSKTVATFILQKILLDDTGLAYICQTYERFSHVAMILGKMVLQLSKEPSARLLKHVVRCYLRLSDNPRCRAREALRQCLPDQLKDTTFAQVLKDDTTTKRWLAQLVKNLQEGQVTDPRGIPLPPQ
- the CNOT9 gene encoding CCR4-NOT transcription complex subunit 9 isoform X2, translating into MHSLATAAPVPTALAQVDREKIYQWINELSSPETRENALLELSKKRESVPDLAPMLWHSFGTIAALLQEIVNIYPSINPPTLTAHQSNRVCNALALLQCVASHPETRSAFLAAHIPLFLYPFLHTVSKTRPFEYLRLTSLGVIGALVKTDEQEVINFLLTTEIIPLCLRIMESGSELSKTVATFILQKILLDDTGLAYICQTYERFSHVAMILGKMVLQLSKEPSARLLKHVVRCYLRLSDNPRAREALRQCLPDQLKDTTFAQVLKDDTTTKRWLAQLVKNLQEGQVTDPRGIPLPPQ